A section of the Spirosoma pollinicola genome encodes:
- the pgi gene encoding glucose-6-phosphate isomerase, with translation MLANNRFTNLPAYTQLKAHYDSLKDRHLRDMFAEDTERFTKFTRQFEEILLDFSKNRITSETLDLLEQLAEQASLTDAIGKMFSGDKINRTEDRAVLHIALRNRSNTPILVDGKDVMPDVNDVLAHMKSFTGRIRSGEWKGYTGEAITDVVNIGIGGSDLGPVMVTEALKPYADDKKLRVHFVSNVDGVHIYETLQTVRPETTLFLIASKTFTTQETMTNAQTARQWFLDTAKDEAAIAKHFAALSTNKKDVEKFGIDPDNMFGFWDWVGGRYSLWSAIGLSIALYVGYDKFEELLDGAHAMDNHFRDTPADQNLPVILALMGIWYNNFFGAQTEAILPYDQYMHRFAAYFQQGDMESNGKSVDRDGQPVDYQTGPIIWGEPGTNGQHAFYQLIHQGTKLIPCDFLAPAVSQRPVGEHHKILMANYFAQTEALMNGKTEQEAADELRKSGKTEDEIKFLAPFKMFSGNRPTNSILFKKLTPRTLGSLIAMYEHKIFVQGVIWDIFSFDQWGVELGKQLASRILPELQDDAPVNTHDSSTNGLMNAFKSMRNE, from the coding sequence TCCTGCTCGACTTTTCCAAGAACCGCATCACCAGCGAAACCCTTGACTTACTGGAGCAACTAGCCGAACAGGCCAGCCTGACCGATGCGATCGGCAAGATGTTCTCGGGCGACAAAATTAACCGGACCGAAGACCGGGCCGTGCTGCACATCGCTTTACGGAACCGCTCAAATACGCCGATTCTGGTAGACGGAAAAGACGTAATGCCAGACGTAAACGACGTGTTGGCCCATATGAAATCGTTTACCGGGCGGATTCGGTCGGGTGAGTGGAAAGGGTATACCGGCGAGGCCATTACCGACGTGGTAAACATTGGCATTGGCGGGTCGGACCTTGGCCCCGTAATGGTTACCGAGGCCCTGAAGCCCTACGCCGATGACAAAAAACTGCGCGTACACTTTGTTTCCAACGTCGACGGTGTTCATATCTACGAAACGCTGCAAACCGTCCGGCCCGAAACAACACTGTTTCTGATTGCGTCGAAAACCTTCACTACGCAGGAAACCATGACCAATGCCCAAACGGCGCGGCAGTGGTTTCTGGACACGGCTAAAGACGAAGCGGCTATTGCCAAACATTTTGCAGCCCTTTCGACGAACAAGAAAGACGTTGAGAAATTTGGCATCGACCCCGACAATATGTTCGGTTTCTGGGATTGGGTTGGTGGTCGCTACTCGCTCTGGTCGGCCATTGGGCTTTCCATAGCCCTATATGTTGGCTACGACAAGTTTGAAGAATTGCTGGATGGTGCGCATGCCATGGATAATCACTTCCGCGATACCCCTGCCGACCAGAACCTGCCCGTTATTCTGGCCCTGATGGGTATCTGGTATAACAATTTTTTCGGAGCGCAAACAGAAGCCATTCTCCCTTACGACCAATACATGCACCGCTTTGCGGCTTATTTCCAGCAGGGCGATATGGAAAGTAACGGCAAATCGGTTGATCGGGATGGTCAGCCAGTTGACTACCAGACGGGGCCAATTATCTGGGGCGAACCCGGCACCAACGGGCAGCACGCGTTCTACCAGCTTATTCATCAGGGAACAAAGTTAATTCCGTGCGATTTTCTGGCTCCGGCAGTTAGTCAGCGGCCCGTTGGCGAGCATCACAAAATTTTAATGGCTAATTATTTTGCCCAGACAGAAGCCCTGATGAATGGCAAAACGGAGCAGGAAGCAGCCGATGAATTACGCAAATCAGGGAAGACTGAAGACGAGATTAAATTCCTGGCTCCTTTCAAAATGTTTTCGGGAAACCGCCCGACAAATTCGATCTTATTCAAAAAGCTAACCCCCCGAACGCTGGGTAGCCTGATTGCTATGTATGAGCATAAAATCTTCGTTCAGGGCGTTATATGGGACATTTTCAGCTTCGACCAGTGGGGCGTCGAACTGGGCAAGCAACTCGCCAGCCGCATCCTGCCCGAGCTACAGGATGATGCGCCCGTTAATACCCACGATAGCTCAACGAATGGCTTAATGAACGCATTTAAATCTATGCGGAATGAGTAG
- a CDS encoding porin family protein: MKRQFSLLALGLMGIGIANAQTTTNTYSTTSATANPTYTSPVTTDSTNSMNNGSMNNANTTNNGSMNNMNTTTPNSTYSTNTATPTDGTTTTTTTNYSTTDRPERIKNTKDYKNFVFGIYAGLNSTKLKGETTGGDISGRIGYQAGFFVRGGGRLFGQLGAEYFASSSNYFTKGDGTTASQIQDQINIQYVQIPVYIGYKLLESDRGISAIRLQVGLEYANRINSNSGKFDLSNAEIKSGTFNGLGQLGFDIGPLLIDLTYHYGLSDSIKNPTNGNTTSTGFNGSARRILSASVGFKF, translated from the coding sequence ATGAAACGGCAATTTTCACTTCTGGCCCTGGGCCTTATGGGAATCGGCATCGCGAATGCCCAGACAACAACCAATACGTACTCAACCACAAGTGCAACAGCTAATCCGACGTATACCTCGCCGGTAACAACGGACAGCACGAATTCGATGAACAATGGTTCGATGAATAATGCGAACACAACGAACAATGGTTCGATGAACAACATGAATACAACAACGCCAAACAGCACGTATTCGACTAACACGGCAACGCCAACGGATGGTACAACAACGACTACCACGACAAATTATAGCACAACAGACCGCCCGGAGCGCATTAAGAATACGAAAGATTATAAAAACTTTGTATTTGGCATTTACGCGGGTTTGAACTCGACCAAGCTTAAAGGCGAAACAACGGGTGGCGACATTTCGGGGCGCATTGGCTACCAGGCAGGTTTCTTCGTGCGCGGTGGCGGTCGGCTTTTCGGTCAACTTGGCGCTGAATATTTTGCATCAAGTTCTAACTATTTTACCAAAGGAGATGGTACTACGGCATCTCAGATTCAGGATCAGATCAATATTCAGTATGTTCAGATCCCTGTATACATTGGCTATAAATTGCTTGAATCAGATCGGGGCATTTCGGCGATCCGTCTGCAAGTTGGTCTTGAGTATGCCAACCGTATCAATTCGAACAGCGGCAAATTTGATCTAAGCAATGCTGAGATCAAGAGCGGTACGTTCAATGGTTTAGGTCAACTTGGTTTTGACATTGGTCCCCTTCTTATTGATCTTACCTATCACTACGGTCTTAGCGATTCGATCAAAAATCCAACGAACGGCAACACGACGTCAACGGGCTTTAATGGTTCGGCTCGTCGTATCCTGAGTGCGAGTGTAGGCTTCAAATT